The following is a genomic window from Ignavibacteriota bacterium.
CGGATCAACGTGGTATTCATATCGCCAAGCCGGTACGGGATCTTCGCGTAGGCCGACGTGTCGCCAAACTTCTCCTTTGCGTGCGCCGTGAGGCCATACTGGTCCGTCGACATGGAAACCAGGCTGCTCATGCGGTCGCCACGGTGAATGTTCAGGACCTGGCAGACGGGCCCGAGTCCGTGGGTCGGGTATGGATCGCCGGTGTGGGCGGTGTTGTACTTCAATCGCCACATGTCCCAATACCCGCTCTTCTCATCGAACATCAGCCACCGGAGGTCGTGAATGTACGCGCCTTCGCAGTGCATGATCTCGCCGAACACCCCCTCCTGCGCCATGCGGAGCGTCGCGAGTTCGAAGAAATCGTAGCAGCAATTCTCCAGCATCATGCAATGCCGGCGCGTCCGCTCGGCCGTGTTCACCAGCTGCCAGCATTCCTCGAGCGTGAGTGCGGCAGGGACCTCGACCGCAGCGTGCTTCCCGTGCTCCATGGCATAGACGGCGATGGGCGTGTGGAGTTGCCAGTGGGTGCAGACGTAGACCAGGTCCACATCCTCCCGTTCGCACAACCTCTTCCACCCGTCCACACCGCTGTACGCAGCCGCAGCCGGCCTGCCATGCCTCGCCAGGATCGCCTGGCATGAATCGACGCGCTCGGGCAGAAGGTCACACAGGGCAACGACCTTCACGCCGTCGATGAACATGTACCGCCCCACCGCATCGCTTCCCCGCGATCCTAGCCCGACGAATGCGATACGCACGGTATCGATGGGGGGGCAGGCAAGCTTCAGGACGTCGGTCTGGCCTTTCGGCCGCGGCGGCACGCCGGCGGAGTGCTTCTGTGTCAGCGCGGTGGCAGCAAGGAACACCAGGCAGCATAGCAGGACAGCGATCTTCTTCATGGGGGGTCTCCCGGATACATGGAAAGGCGCGTGATGCTCCGAGTGTACCACAGATTCAGCGAAGAATCAAGATGCAGGACGGGACCAACGCTGCACTTGACATTTCCTCCGTCAATATGTACGTTCTCCCGTACAACTGCCCGCTCCTTCTCATTTCATTACCGGCATCGCCCGTGAATGCAATGGCCGCCCTTCCGCCCCAACATCAGGACACCGGGACCGATCCAGAAGTTGTCCTGGGCTTTGAACGTTTTCTCTCCGATCTTTCCGCCCGCTTCATCCGCGCGCGCGGAGAAGAAGTGGACCCCCTCGTCCTCGATGGACTCCGATCGTTCACAATACTACTCTGCGTTGATCGCTGTACGCTGACGGAAGTGGAACCGCGCAGCGGGCATACGTTCACGCGCTTTTCCTACGCCGTTGACGGCTGCACGGCGATCCCGCCGATGCGCGCGGATCAACTCTTCCCCTGGACAACGGCGCAGCTCCTGCAGAACCGGGTCATGATCCTGAACTACCCGTATACGTTCCCACCCGAAGCCGCAACGGACAGGGAGAACGCCGCCCTGGGTAAGTTCCGCTCCAGCGTTCATATCCCCATCGAGACCGGCGGTGCGGTGCGGTTCATCCTGAGCGCAGCCGCGATCCAGGAACACCGGCTGTGGCCGGAATTGCTCATACCACGGCTCCGACTCCTTGGCGAGGTCATTGCCAACGCCCTCATCCGCAAAGAATACGACGACACCCTTCGTTCCATGAAGGAGTCCCTTGAGAGCGAGAATGTCTCTCTCCGCGAGGTCGTCAACTCCAGCGAGGAGTATGCCGACATCATCGGAAAGAGCGAGAGCCTGATGTACGTGCTGTACCGGATGGAGCAGGTCGCTCCGACCGATGCGACCGTCATCCTGCGGGGGGAGACCGGGGTCGGCAAGGAACTCTTTGCCAGGGCGATCCATCGCAGGAGCAGCCGGAAGGACAAGCCTCTCCTGAAAGTGGACTGCGCGTCGCTCTCCCCATCACTTATCGAAAGCGAATTGTTCGGTCATGAGCGAGGAGCATTCACCGGTGCTGTCACCTCCAGAAAGGGGAGATTCGAACTCGCTGCGGGCGGAACGATCTTTCTGGATGAGGTGGCGGAACTTCCTATCGATCTGCAGTCGCGCCTCCTCCGCGTGCTGCAGGATGGGACCATCGAACGGCTCGGCGGCGGAAAACCGACCCGGGTGAATGTGCGCATCATCGCCGCCACAAACCGCAACCTCGAGTCGGACATGCGGGAAGGCAAATTCAGGCAGGACCTCTTCTACCGGCTCAATGCGTTCCCCCTCACGATCCCTCCGCTGCGCGACCGTCACGGCGACATCCCTCTCCTCGTTGACCACTTCATCCAACTCTTCAACACAAGGCACGGGAAGCACGTGACCCGCATCCCGGCCGCAACACGTGAGATGCTGTCACAGTACCGGTGGCCAGGCAACATCCGGGAGCTGGAGAACGTGATCGAATGCGCCGTGATCTCGGCATCAGGAGGGCTGCTGTCGGTCCCTTCCCTCACGGTCCCTTCTTCCGGCCAACCCGACGTGCTCGCTACGCTGGCCGACGTCGAACGCACCCACATCCTCGCGGCACTCGAGCACACCCTCTGGAGGATCGAGGGGAACGCGGGGGCCGCGGTCATTCTCGGGCTTCATCCCGACACCTTGAGGTACAGGATGAAGAAGCATAACATACAAAGGCCACACCCGCCGCGGTCTTGAGGACACGGTCTCTCCTCCCCGCACCATTGCGGGAAACCCGAACTATTGCGGGGTGTGACTCCCGCGTGCATCAACTTCCTGAACGCCGCCCTCCGGTATCCTCCCTCCTCGCAACGACTTGCGCCGCCCCCCGCGTTGCACCGCGCTTTGGTACACCTCTTGCACTGAGTTCGTCATCTGAAAATGACCATCCAACACACTGCGCCGACAGTATGATAGAACTTCACATGCGGCTGAGGATTCGTGAGTCGAAGGAACCGGAGATCCGGCAGACATTAAAGAGTCTCGGCAGAATGGTTCGCGCAAGGGCGGGGTGCTCTCGCTACTCGTTTTATGTGCGCGCACGCGAGAGCAAAGCCACGGTGGTGCAGGTATGGGACGGGCGGGTATCGCTGAACGGCTATCTCCGTTCACACGAGCACAAGGTCCTTCTCGGGGCGATCTCAACGCTTTGCGCGGGGTGCACCGTCCAGTTCCGCGGACGCGGAATACCGGTCCGCCGATGACCCGTCGCTGACCGCCTGTCAGCCTGAACCAGCACACCACACCACATCACAGCAGGGAGGAGCTCATGCAGAGGAAGGTCATCCATCTCATCGGATCCATAGCCGTGGCTGTAGCGGTTGTTACCGCATTTGCCAGCAGCCCGGCCGCCAAAGACGAGAAGAGCGGCAAGAACGAGCTTGTGGAACGCGGCCGGCACCTCGTCATCATCGGAGGCTGCGACGATTGCCACTCACCCAAGGTGATGTCTCCGAATGGGCCGGTCCCTCACCCCATGAAGATACTCTCCGGCCATCGGGCCGAAGCCGGGACACCGGCTGTGCCGCAGGGCGCTCTCGCTCCCGACCGTTGGGTAGCGATGACGACAGGCGACATGACCGCATGGGCGGGGCCATGGGGAATATCGTATGCAGCAAATCTGACGCCGGATCCGGCCACCGGCCTCGGTGGATGGACGGAGGATCTCTTCATCAAGACCATGCGCACAGGGAAGCATCATGGTACGGGCCGGCAGATCCTCCCCCCCATGCCCTGGATGAATCTTGCACAGATGACCGATGAAGAACTGAAAGCGGTCTTTGCGTATCTCCGGTCGATCCCACCGATCAAGAACCTCGTTCCACAGCCGGTGCCGCCCGGGAAATAGCAGGACAGAGGAAGAGGGTCAAAGGAAAAGGGGGCAAGGAAGCGCGCAGGTTGTGGGACGCGTGAGGGAGCGCTTCCTCCCTTTCCTTTCTCACGACATCACATGGGATCCCAGGGGGACAGGAAAGAATACTTCTTCCCGTACTCCATCATCTGCCCGATGAAGTCGTCCGGATAGGTCACCTGAACATCGGTGATCTCCCCATCCCGTTCGACCGCTGTGAACACCGGATTCATGAACCCGCCGTACGGTGCGAGGTTCAGCTTCTTGTACCGGGCAAGCAACTCGTGATGCAGCACGGGGTCCACGTTCACGCCGTAGGATTCGACGAGTGCCTTCGCGCCCTCATAGTCCCCTTCCGATCTGACCCGCTGAACTTCTTTCAGGAGTTCACCGAACAGTGCGCGCAGGCGTCCGAAGTCATTGATGCGGAAGTAGGTCTTACCTTCGCGCTGCACCATTTCGATCACACGCTCCCCTGCCCCCTTCTCATAGCACCACCGGGCGATCAGCTGCCTGTTGCGCATGTGCGCTTCCTCGATGTTCTTGCCCGGCTCGATGCGTTTGAGCTGCGTGAACAGCCCATTCAGGATCTGCTCGATATATCCCGCCTTCGCCGCATCCTCTGACGGCAGCAAGCCCCATTCCACGAGCCGCGGATCCATCAGGTAATAGAGTGCGAACAGGTCCGCCCGGGCCTCTTCGATCGGTGCAGTATAGTTCTTCAATGCATCGGCGGTCACGCCGGGCATCAACTGCCCCGATGCATGGCCGACACATTCATGGAGGTCGGTATGCAGATTATCCACCAGCGCACCGTACTTCTCCAGCAGGCGCACTTCCTCCGGCGAACTGCAGAATTCCTCGTTGAATCCGTCCCCCAGTGCCGCCTGATCGTACGCGTACGTGATGTTCTCCAGGGTCACGGATTTCGAACCATGTGCGGCACGGATCCAGTCCGCATTCGGAAGGTTAATGCCGATCGGCGTGGTGGGATAGCAATCGCCGCCGAGCTGCGCGACCGTGATGACCTTCGCGCTGACACCCCTGACCTCCTTCTTCTTGAAGCGTGGATCCACCGGAGAGTTGTCCTCGAACCACTGGGCATTGGCGGTGATCGTCTCCGCGCGGCGCGTGGCGACCACATCCTTGAAGTTGACGATCGATTCCCACGACGCCTTGATCCCGAGGGGATCGTTGTAGGTCTCGATGAAACCGTTCACAAAGTCGACGCTCGAAACGGTGTCCTGCAGCCAGAGGATATTGTACGCATCGAACTCGCGGAGGTCGCCGCTTCTGTAGTAGGCAATGAGCGTATCGATCGTCTGCTTCTGCCGGTCATTCTCCGCAACATCCGATGCCCGCCGCAACCACACGATGATCTCGCGGATCGCGGGACCGTAGACCCCGTCAGCCTTCCATTGCTTCTCAACGATCCTGCCGTTCTCCTTCGCCAGCGTCGTATTGAGGCCGTATGACGGCGGTGCCGGATCCTTTGGATCCTTCCTGCCCTCATAGTATGCCACTGCTTCCTTTTCGCTCACCCCCTGATAGAACGTCACCGCCGAGTTCTGCACCATATCCTGCGACGCATCCTGGCTGACCTTCTTCGGGAGGATCGCCGGATCGAACATCACCGGGCAGATCTCATCGAGGAGCGCATCCACCGTGCCACCGGAACGGACAGGGAGGAGTCCCGGATCGCACGCGGCGACCGCAACGCGGAACCACGCCTCGGTGAATCCGGGCGTGAACTTGTCGTTCCCGTAGTGATGATAGATCCCATTGGCGAACCAGACCTGCTTCGTATACGTCATGAAGGCGGACCACGCCGGTGTGTTACGGTCGGACGATCCCGAGGCTACGACCGCATCGAGGGTCTTCCGGATCGCCAGGTTATATGCGCCATTCTGAGCGAAGAGAATATCACGGCCGCAG
Proteins encoded in this region:
- a CDS encoding diheme cytochrome c-553, which encodes MHLIGSIAVAVAVVTAFASSPAAKDEKSGKNELVERGRHLVIIGGCDDCHSPKVMSPNGPVPHPMKILSGHRAEAGTPAVPQGALAPDRWVAMTTGDMTAWAGPWGISYAANLTPDPATGLGGWTEDLFIKTMRTGKHHGTGRQILPPMPWMNLAQMTDEELKAVFAYLRSIPPIKNLVPQPVPPGK
- a CDS encoding Gfo/Idh/MocA family oxidoreductase; translated protein: MKKIAVLLCCLVFLAATALTQKHSAGVPPRPKGQTDVLKLACPPIDTVRIAFVGLGSRGSDAVGRYMFIDGVKVVALCDLLPERVDSCQAILARHGRPAAAAYSGVDGWKRLCEREDVDLVYVCTHWQLHTPIAVYAMEHGKHAAVEVPAALTLEECWQLVNTAERTRRHCMMLENCCYDFFELATLRMAQEGVFGEIMHCEGAYIHDLRWLMFDEKSGYWDMWRLKYNTAHTGDPYPTHGLGPVCQVLNIHRGDRMSSLVSMSTDQYGLTAHAKEKFGDTSAYAKIPYRLGDMNTTLIRTERGKTIMVQHDVTSPRPYSRIHLVSGTKGFAQKYPVQQIALEPEGHKALVQARRDSVLKRYEHPFVTKIGEIAKKVGGHGGMDYIMDYRLIYCLRHGLPLDEDVYDAAEWSSIIPLSEQSVLKGSAPVSIPDFTRGAWKKLNGLTFAE
- a CDS encoding dihydrofolate reductase: MLVASCSAPEKKQEFHWAADRFADIKVMRYQVPGFSDLSLRQKKLVYFLSQAALCGRDILFAQNGAYNLAIRKTLDAVVASGSSDRNTPAWSAFMTYTKQVWFANGIYHHYGNDKFTPGFTEAWFRVAVAACDPGLLPVRSGGTVDALLDEICPVMFDPAILPKKVSQDASQDMVQNSAVTFYQGVSEKEAVAYYEGRKDPKDPAPPSYGLNTTLAKENGRIVEKQWKADGVYGPAIREIIVWLRRASDVAENDRQKQTIDTLIAYYRSGDLREFDAYNILWLQDTVSSVDFVNGFIETYNDPLGIKASWESIVNFKDVVATRRAETITANAQWFEDNSPVDPRFKKKEVRGVSAKVITVAQLGGDCYPTTPIGINLPNADWIRAAHGSKSVTLENITYAYDQAALGDGFNEEFCSSPEEVRLLEKYGALVDNLHTDLHECVGHASGQLMPGVTADALKNYTAPIEEARADLFALYYLMDPRLVEWGLLPSEDAAKAGYIEQILNGLFTQLKRIEPGKNIEEAHMRNRQLIARWCYEKGAGERVIEMVQREGKTYFRINDFGRLRALFGELLKEVQRVRSEGDYEGAKALVESYGVNVDPVLHHELLARYKKLNLAPYGGFMNPVFTAVERDGEITDVQVTYPDDFIGQMMEYGKKYSFLSPWDPM
- a CDS encoding sigma 54-interacting transcriptional regulator; its protein translation is MQDGTNAALDISSVNMYVLPYNCPLLLISLPASPVNAMAALPPQHQDTGTDPEVVLGFERFLSDLSARFIRARGEEVDPLVLDGLRSFTILLCVDRCTLTEVEPRSGHTFTRFSYAVDGCTAIPPMRADQLFPWTTAQLLQNRVMILNYPYTFPPEAATDRENAALGKFRSSVHIPIETGGAVRFILSAAAIQEHRLWPELLIPRLRLLGEVIANALIRKEYDDTLRSMKESLESENVSLREVVNSSEEYADIIGKSESLMYVLYRMEQVAPTDATVILRGETGVGKELFARAIHRRSSRKDKPLLKVDCASLSPSLIESELFGHERGAFTGAVTSRKGRFELAAGGTIFLDEVAELPIDLQSRLLRVLQDGTIERLGGGKPTRVNVRIIAATNRNLESDMREGKFRQDLFYRLNAFPLTIPPLRDRHGDIPLLVDHFIQLFNTRHGKHVTRIPAATREMLSQYRWPGNIRELENVIECAVISASGGLLSVPSLTVPSSGQPDVLATLADVERTHILAALEHTLWRIEGNAGAAVILGLHPDTLRYRMKKHNIQRPHPPRS